Proteins encoded together in one Nitrospirota bacterium window:
- a CDS encoding sigma-54 dependent transcriptional regulator — protein sequence MGKTLLIVEDEETLRESLQRLFTREGLAVDTAASGEEAMEAYAEKSFDVVLSDIILPGMDGIEMMEAMRRQSSGQIFIVMTAYASLETAVRALRLGAYDYITKPVMHEEIKQVVRHALTQQRLYRENTLLRRQIKDYDFSDVIGENPALLAIVREVRKVADTRSTVLLLGETGTGKELFARVIHRNSSRRERPFVPINCSTIPEALLESELFGHARGAFTGAVASKSGLLEEAEGGTIFLDEIGDMPPALQAKLLRVLEDQEIRPVGSTKTKKIDIRLITATNKDLWEEVQHGEFREDLFYRVNVISLHLPPLRERKEDIAALAAHYLSRYVRELGREPKELSPEALSALAAYDWPGNVRELQNVLERAVLIAEGPAISKEHLPENVTGRGSFFDDSVTRELSIEGYTRAFIQNYQHLYSEQELAEKLGITRKTLWEKRKKWALKRPSPPEGGGRPPGGDGPGDGY from the coding sequence ATGGGAAAGACACTGCTCATAGTAGAGGACGAAGAGACCCTGAGGGAGTCCCTCCAGAGGCTTTTCACCCGCGAGGGCCTCGCCGTGGATACCGCGGCCTCGGGGGAGGAGGCCATGGAGGCCTATGCCGAAAAGTCCTTCGACGTCGTCCTCTCCGACATCATCCTCCCGGGGATGGACGGCATAGAGATGATGGAGGCGATGCGTCGGCAGAGCTCCGGGCAGATATTCATCGTCATGACCGCCTATGCCTCCCTGGAGACGGCCGTGCGGGCCCTCCGCCTGGGCGCCTACGACTATATCACCAAGCCGGTCATGCACGAGGAGATAAAGCAGGTCGTCCGGCACGCCCTGACCCAGCAGAGGCTCTACCGGGAAAACACCCTTCTCAGGCGGCAGATAAAGGACTACGATTTCTCCGACGTCATCGGAGAAAACCCGGCCCTTCTGGCGATTGTCCGGGAGGTCCGCAAGGTGGCCGACACCCGAAGCACGGTGCTGCTTCTGGGGGAGACGGGCACCGGAAAGGAGCTTTTCGCCCGGGTCATCCACCGCAACAGCTCCCGCCGGGAGAGGCCCTTCGTCCCCATCAACTGCTCCACCATCCCGGAGGCCCTGCTGGAGAGCGAGCTTTTCGGGCACGCGCGGGGGGCCTTTACCGGGGCGGTGGCCTCCAAGTCGGGGCTCCTGGAGGAGGCCGAAGGAGGGACGATTTTCCTCGACGAGATAGGCGACATGCCCCCGGCGCTTCAGGCGAAGCTCCTCAGGGTCCTGGAGGACCAGGAGATCCGCCCGGTGGGCAGCACCAAGACCAAGAAGATAGACATCCGGCTCATCACCGCCACGAACAAGGACCTCTGGGAGGAGGTGCAGCACGGCGAGTTCCGCGAAGACCTTTTCTACCGGGTCAACGTCATCTCCCTTCACCTGCCGCCCCTGAGGGAGCGGAAGGAGGACATTGCGGCGCTTGCGGCCCACTACCTCTCGCGCTACGTCCGGGAGCTGGGCCGCGAGCCCAAGGAGCTCTCGCCCGAGGCCCTCTCGGCCCTGGCCGCCTATGACTGGCCCGGCAACGTCCGGGAGCTTCAGAACGTCCTGGAGAGGGCCGTCCTCATCGCCGAGGGCCCGGCCATCAGCAAGGAGCACCTGCCGGAGAACGTGACCGGCAGGGGCTCCTTCTTCGACGACTCCGTCACCCGGGAGCTCTCCATCGAGGGCTACACCAGGGCCTTCATCCAGAACTACCAGCACCTGTACAGCGAGCAGGAGCTGGCCGAGAAGCTGGGCATCACCCGGAAGACCCTCTGGGAGAAAAGGAAGAAATGGGCCCTCAAGCGGCCCTCTCCCCCCGAGGGCGGAGGCCGGCCTCCGGGAGGGGACGGCCCCGGAGACGGTTACTAA
- a CDS encoding putative nucleotidyltransferase substrate binding domain-containing protein, with product MALNLLISEYAIMLKEETIEFIRRIPPFDRLTEEELAGVAEDVSMEYYPKGVKILTQDGPPSEYLRLIKKGGVKVYITSKEDKDIVIDYRTEGEQFGLLSLIGGDRSRANVLAVEDTICYLIGKEKVLAIQQGNPAVNEFFLKSFFINFVDRAYEETRRRYTGLAETERLLFTTTVGEIVKREPVTGGEDMSIREAARRMAENKVSSLVIVGPAGIPLGIVTDRDLREKVVARGRDLSGPVSSIMSSPLIRVDADEYCFEAVLKMMRYKIHHILVVQRGAFRGVVTNHDLMVLQGTAPTVLVKEMEGIHSLDSLGETTVKIHKSVATLLREGARAQNITGLITELVEKLLNRVVDILEKKTGPSPLPYALFMLGEGARRELTLDLPIRMGVVLADTNNLNVVKAAEEHFAALVERLNAVLPACGYRGGRECIDVENVQSLGDWKHFFDRWAREPESFPPQGPFFDMRSIRGEDAFVQELRDHLLSIARQSEEVMDLLAAETVENRPPLGFFRRFVVEKSGEHRNELDLCQKGIRPLVDAVRVFALQKGIEDVSTFRRLLELKDRHGFELAGDVEQVLDYLLALLLHVQLGQAERGLEPDGFVNPDNLSLLEKKTLKESFQLTASLFEVIEKSYKTERVLS from the coding sequence TTGGCACTTAATTTGCTCATTTCCGAGTACGCCATCATGCTCAAAGAGGAAACCATAGAGTTCATCAGGAGGATTCCGCCCTTCGACAGGCTTACCGAGGAGGAGCTGGCCGGCGTGGCCGAGGACGTCTCCATGGAGTACTACCCCAAAGGGGTAAAGATACTGACCCAGGACGGCCCCCCCAGCGAATACCTCCGGCTCATCAAGAAAGGCGGGGTCAAGGTCTACATAACCTCGAAGGAGGACAAGGACATCGTCATCGACTACCGCACCGAGGGCGAGCAGTTCGGCCTCCTGTCGCTCATCGGCGGGGACCGCTCCCGGGCCAACGTGCTGGCCGTCGAGGACACCATCTGCTATCTCATCGGCAAGGAGAAGGTGCTGGCCATCCAGCAGGGAAACCCTGCGGTCAACGAGTTCTTTCTCAAGTCCTTCTTCATCAATTTCGTCGACAGGGCCTATGAGGAGACCCGCCGCAGGTACACCGGCCTGGCCGAGACCGAGCGCCTCCTGTTCACCACCACGGTGGGGGAGATAGTCAAGCGCGAGCCGGTCACCGGCGGCGAGGACATGTCCATACGGGAGGCGGCCCGGCGCATGGCCGAGAACAAGGTAAGCTCCCTGGTCATCGTGGGCCCGGCGGGCATCCCCCTGGGCATCGTCACGGACCGGGACCTCCGGGAAAAGGTGGTTGCCCGGGGCAGGGACCTCTCCGGCCCGGTCTCCTCCATCATGAGCTCCCCCCTCATACGGGTGGACGCCGACGAGTACTGCTTCGAGGCCGTCCTGAAGATGATGCGCTACAAGATCCACCATATCCTCGTCGTACAGAGGGGCGCCTTCAGAGGGGTCGTCACCAACCACGACCTCATGGTCCTTCAGGGCACCGCCCCCACCGTCCTGGTCAAGGAGATGGAGGGCATCCACAGCCTGGACTCCCTGGGGGAAACCACGGTGAAGATACACAAGTCCGTGGCCACGCTCCTGAGGGAGGGGGCCCGGGCGCAGAACATCACCGGCCTCATCACCGAGCTGGTCGAGAAGCTCCTGAACCGGGTGGTGGACATCCTGGAGAAGAAGACCGGCCCCTCCCCCCTGCCCTACGCCCTCTTCATGCTGGGAGAGGGGGCCCGCCGCGAGCTTACTCTGGACCTGCCCATACGGATGGGCGTGGTCTTGGCCGACACCAACAACCTCAACGTCGTCAAGGCCGCCGAGGAGCACTTCGCCGCCCTCGTGGAGCGGCTCAACGCGGTCCTTCCGGCCTGCGGCTACCGGGGCGGCCGGGAGTGCATCGATGTTGAGAACGTGCAGAGCCTCGGAGACTGGAAGCACTTCTTCGACCGATGGGCCAGGGAGCCAGAGAGCTTCCCTCCCCAGGGCCCGTTCTTCGACATGCGGAGCATCAGGGGGGAGGACGCCTTCGTCCAGGAGCTGAGGGACCATCTGCTCAGCATCGCCCGCCAGAGCGAGGAGGTCATGGACCTCCTGGCCGCCGAGACCGTGGAGAACCGCCCTCCCCTGGGGTTTTTCAGGCGCTTTGTCGTGGAGAAGTCCGGGGAGCACAGAAACGAGCTGGACCTCTGCCAGAAGGGCATCCGGCCCCTGGTGGACGCCGTCAGGGTCTTCGCCCTCCAGAAGGGCATCGAGGACGTCTCCACCTTCCGGCGCCTGCTTGAGTTGAAGGACCGGCACGGGTTCGAGCTGGCCGGGGACGTCGAACAGGTGCTTGACTACCTGCTGGCGCTGCTCCTCCATGTGCAGCTCGGCCAGGCGGAGCGGGGGCTGGAGCCCGACGGCTTCGTCAATCCCGACAACCTCTCCCTGCTGGAGAAAAAGACCCTCAAGGAGTCCTTCCAGCTGACGGCCTCGCTCTTCGAGGTCATCGAGAAGAGCTACAAGACCGAGAGGGTATTGTCGTGA
- a CDS encoding 3'-5' exonuclease produces the protein MTTLLERIFGQSTRELPEAVQSHARLKKELSLDTPLEEAHFVAFDTELTGLDFKRDSVIALGAVALEGTRILPGKTFFSLVRPASSLNSESVVVHGITHSDLRGAPPPEEALEEFVTFIGNAVLIGHFVHIDLHFLDREMKKLWGLPLKNPAVDTKVIHDWLYENDSRFARHWRGMTLKGDLFTMARKYGIDVQRPHDALYDAFLAAQLFQRFAAFLPESGVGTLKDLIAIGKP, from the coding sequence GTGACGACCCTTCTGGAGCGGATATTCGGACAGAGCACCAGGGAGCTCCCGGAAGCCGTGCAGTCGCACGCCCGGCTGAAAAAGGAGCTTTCCCTGGACACCCCCCTGGAGGAGGCGCACTTCGTGGCCTTCGACACGGAGCTGACGGGCCTGGACTTTAAGCGCGACTCCGTCATCGCCCTGGGGGCCGTCGCGCTCGAAGGGACGCGCATACTGCCGGGGAAGACCTTCTTCAGCCTGGTGAGGCCCGCAAGCTCCCTGAACTCCGAAAGCGTGGTGGTGCACGGGATAACACATTCGGACCTCCGGGGGGCCCCGCCCCCGGAGGAGGCCCTCGAGGAGTTCGTCACCTTCATCGGCAACGCCGTGCTCATCGGCCACTTCGTGCACATAGACCTGCATTTCCTGGACAGGGAGATGAAGAAGCTCTGGGGCCTGCCCCTCAAAAACCCCGCGGTGGACACGAAGGTCATCCATGACTGGCTCTACGAGAACGACTCCCGGTTTGCCCGCCACTGGCGGGGGATGACCCTGAAGGGCGACCTTTTCACCATGGCCCGGAAGTACGGCATCGACGTCCAGAGGCCCCACGACGCCCTGTACGACGCCTTCCTGGCCGCGCAGCTTTTCCAGCGCTTCGCCGCCTTCCTGCCGGAAAGCGGCGTTGGCACCCTGAAGGACCTGATAGCCATAGGGAAACCGTAA
- a CDS encoding sodium:solute symporter, with product MTTSTIWLFIFVAAYWAYCIFWGIKGARRAKTASDYFIAGRTIPIWVFVLAATATSFSGWTFMGHPGLVYRDGFQYAYASFYAITIPFTGVLFLKRQWMLGKRYGYVTPGEMFHDYFRSDAMRILTVVVALFFSIPYLGVQLRASGFLFNVLTDGLLGVEVGMWMLSAVVVIYVASGGLRSVAYVDTLQAILLAFGILAIGLITLHFAGGFGALNDGIARMAELDQKRTPNGYSHYIAIPGVIQWVKSGPTAVGGAWTGMMVLSYMFALMGIQSAPAFSMWSFSNKNPRPFAPQQVWASSAGIGFILIVFTAIQGMGAHLIGADTSLLQAGVALDKLHLGEDLMQMPGKQGMVVPALIHLMSNSAPWFVGLLAVCALAAMQSTGAAYMSTAGGMLTRDLYKRYLNPGASHATQKLFGRIGVLIITGAALAVATTSHDALVLLGGLAVAYGFQMWPALIGICFWPFLTRRGVTWGLIAGIIAVTLTESIGQAWFGITAWGRWPLTMHSAAWGIFFNLGIAIIVSLFSQDKEEREHKMKYHGFLKEHASLPVDKKKFAPLAWGITLVWFFFGIGPGAVVGNTIFGGPNDSSTWLFGMPSIWAWHILWWALGVGMMWFLAYFMRMSTMPERDITALVEDIGDVKVARLDLEKPGV from the coding sequence TTGACAACCTCAACCATCTGGCTCTTTATTTTCGTTGCCGCGTACTGGGCCTACTGCATCTTCTGGGGCATAAAGGGCGCCAGGCGGGCAAAGACCGCGTCGGACTACTTCATCGCGGGCCGGACCATCCCCATCTGGGTGTTCGTGCTCGCGGCCACGGCGACGAGCTTCTCGGGCTGGACCTTCATGGGCCATCCGGGGCTGGTCTACCGCGACGGCTTCCAGTACGCCTATGCCTCCTTCTATGCCATTACGATCCCGTTCACGGGCGTTCTGTTTCTGAAGAGGCAGTGGATGCTGGGGAAGCGCTACGGGTACGTCACCCCGGGCGAGATGTTCCACGACTACTTCCGAAGCGACGCCATGCGCATCCTGACCGTGGTGGTGGCCCTGTTCTTCTCCATCCCATACCTGGGCGTGCAGCTCAGGGCCTCGGGCTTCCTGTTCAACGTCCTTACCGACGGGCTCCTGGGCGTTGAGGTGGGCATGTGGATGCTCTCGGCGGTGGTCGTCATTTACGTGGCCTCCGGCGGCCTGCGCTCGGTGGCCTACGTCGACACCCTGCAGGCCATTCTGCTGGCTTTTGGCATCCTGGCCATCGGGCTCATCACCTTGCACTTCGCGGGAGGGTTCGGCGCCCTGAACGACGGCATCGCCCGGATGGCCGAGCTCGACCAGAAGAGGACCCCGAACGGCTACAGCCACTACATCGCCATCCCCGGGGTCATCCAATGGGTGAAGTCCGGCCCCACCGCCGTCGGCGGAGCCTGGACGGGCATGATGGTGCTTTCGTACATGTTCGCCCTCATGGGCATCCAGTCGGCCCCGGCCTTCTCCATGTGGAGCTTCTCGAACAAGAACCCCCGGCCCTTCGCCCCGCAGCAGGTCTGGGCCTCCTCGGCCGGCATCGGGTTCATCCTCATCGTGTTCACGGCCATCCAGGGCATGGGCGCCCACCTCATCGGCGCGGACACCTCCCTGCTTCAGGCCGGCGTAGCCCTGGACAAGCTGCACCTGGGCGAGGACCTGATGCAGATGCCCGGCAAGCAGGGGATGGTGGTCCCGGCCCTCATCCACCTCATGTCCAACAGCGCTCCCTGGTTCGTGGGCCTTCTGGCCGTCTGCGCCCTGGCCGCCATGCAGTCCACGGGCGCGGCCTACATGTCCACGGCGGGCGGCATGCTCACCCGGGACCTGTACAAGCGCTACCTGAACCCCGGGGCCTCCCACGCCACCCAGAAGCTCTTCGGGCGCATAGGCGTTCTCATCATCACGGGCGCCGCCCTGGCCGTGGCCACCACCTCGCATGACGCCCTGGTTCTTCTGGGCGGACTGGCCGTCGCCTACGGCTTCCAGATGTGGCCGGCCCTCATCGGCATCTGCTTCTGGCCCTTCCTGACCCGGAGGGGCGTCACCTGGGGGCTCATCGCGGGCATCATCGCCGTCACCCTGACCGAGTCCATCGGGCAGGCGTGGTTCGGCATCACGGCATGGGGGCGCTGGCCCCTGACCATGCACTCGGCGGCCTGGGGCATCTTCTTCAACCTGGGCATAGCCATCATCGTCTCCCTCTTCAGTCAGGACAAGGAGGAACGGGAGCACAAGATGAAGTACCACGGGTTCCTGAAGGAGCACGCCTCCTTGCCGGTGGACAAGAAGAAGTTCGCCCCGCTGGCCTGGGGCATCACCCTGGTGTGGTTCTTCTTCGGCATCGGACCGGGCGCCGTGGTGGGCAACACCATCTTCGGCGGCCCCAACGACTCCTCCACGTGGCTCTTCGGGATGCCCTCCATCTGGGCCTGGCACATCCTGTGGTGGGCCCTGGGCGTCGGCATGATGTGGTTCCTGGCGTACTTCATGCGGATGTCCACGATGCCGGAGCGAGACATCACCGCCCTGGTGGAAGACATCGGCGACGTCAAGGTTGCCCGTCTGGACCTGGAGAAACCCGGGGTGTAG
- a CDS encoding tetratricopeptide repeat protein, producing MTRNQQAVIALIVLAAIGAVVYYWRVIVQQTPGDYEVRKGNYRLEDGRFEQAVEEFSKALEENPDHERAHLGLAIAYMQMGKLDKALAAFDRTIELAPEMAVAYADRGIVRDRMGRYEEAVADYRKALELNPDLGKGPGWLWRFLRNVSEKPPTIRDRLEYLEAELRNPPGERLLRVPEVDSKQRMYKK from the coding sequence ATGACAAGAAACCAGCAGGCCGTCATCGCCCTCATCGTCCTTGCGGCCATAGGCGCGGTGGTTTACTACTGGCGGGTGATAGTGCAGCAGACGCCGGGGGACTACGAGGTGCGCAAGGGGAATTACCGCCTGGAGGACGGCCGCTTCGAGCAGGCCGTAGAGGAGTTTTCGAAGGCCCTGGAGGAAAACCCCGACCACGAGAGGGCCCATCTGGGGCTGGCCATCGCCTATATGCAGATGGGAAAGCTCGACAAGGCCCTGGCCGCCTTCGACCGCACGATAGAGCTTGCGCCGGAGATGGCCGTCGCCTACGCCGACAGGGGCATCGTCAGGGACCGGATGGGCCGGTACGAGGAGGCCGTGGCGGACTACCGCAAGGCCCTCGAGCTCAACCCCGACCTGGGGAAGGGCCCGGGATGGCTCTGGCGCTTCCTGAGGAACGTCTCGGAGAAGCCCCCCACCATCAGGGACCGCCTGGAGTACCTGGAGGCGGAGCTCAGAAACCCCCCCGGGGAGCGCCTCCTCCGCGTTCCCGAGGTCGACTCGAAGCAGCGCATGTACAAGAAATAG
- a CDS encoding OmpA family protein — protein MKKTLAVVTILGFLVTMGCESMTREQKGAVIGAGGGAVLGGLIGHAADETALGLLLGTAIGGLAGAYIGDYMDEQAQQMKTDLQNMPGTRVRRVGDGILVTFDSDATFASESSTLTPEAQTTLREIAGTLKEYKDTKILIQGFTDSRGSEDYNRTLSLNRAQAVASYLAEQGVNPLRFTTIGMGESHPVASNTTPEGRARNRRVEIGIFANQKLQERARERS, from the coding sequence ATGAAGAAAACACTGGCTGTAGTGACGATTCTCGGCTTTCTTGTCACCATGGGGTGCGAGTCCATGACCCGGGAGCAGAAAGGGGCCGTGATAGGCGCCGGAGGGGGGGCTGTGCTGGGGGGCCTCATCGGACATGCCGCCGACGAGACCGCCCTGGGCCTGCTCCTCGGGACGGCCATCGGGGGGCTGGCGGGAGCCTATATCGGCGACTACATGGACGAACAGGCCCAGCAGATGAAGACCGACCTTCAGAACATGCCGGGGACCCGGGTCAGGCGCGTGGGAGACGGGATTCTGGTCACCTTCGACTCCGACGCCACCTTCGCCTCGGAAAGTTCCACCCTCACCCCCGAGGCCCAGACGACCTTGAGAGAGATAGCCGGGACCCTCAAGGAGTATAAGGACACGAAGATCCTCATACAGGGGTTCACGGATTCCCGCGGCTCGGAGGATTACAACAGGACGCTCTCGCTGAACAGGGCCCAGGCCGTGGCCTCCTACCTGGCCGAGCAGGGCGTCAACCCCCTGCGTTTCACGACCATCGGAATGGGCGAGTCCCATCCGGTCGCCTCCAACACGACGCCCGAGGGGCGCGCGAGGAACCGCCGGGTGGAAATCGGCATCTTCGCCAACCAGAAACTGCAGGAAAGGGCCAGGGAGAGGTCCTGA
- a CDS encoding inorganic phosphate transporter yields the protein MPEIILLVVVLSVLFEISNGWNDSANAIATVVSTRVLGPLQAVLLAATMNILGALFSTAVARTIGKGIVHPEAVTQQVVVAALVAGFLWNALMTKRGLPVSASHALIGSVMGAAVAFGGFDILNLGGLKKIFLALLTSPIFGMFFGYYFMKLILLFFGRYGPGTVNRVFGRLQIASSALMAFSHGSNDAQKVMGIITLALVSGGFLKVVAVPLWVILMCAVAMGLGTALGGWRVIKTLGFHMLKLEPIHGFSAETASAAVILGASAMGMPVSTTHVISTSIMGVGATRRLTAVRWGIAGKILMAWVFTLPCCFVLAWIICEAVLAWF from the coding sequence ATGCCTGAGATCATCCTCCTCGTCGTCGTCCTCTCCGTCCTTTTCGAGATAAGCAACGGCTGGAACGACTCGGCCAACGCCATTGCCACGGTCGTGTCCACCCGGGTGCTGGGCCCGCTTCAGGCCGTGCTGCTGGCGGCGACGATGAACATCCTGGGAGCCCTGTTCTCCACGGCAGTGGCCAGGACCATCGGAAAGGGCATCGTCCATCCCGAAGCCGTGACCCAGCAGGTGGTGGTCGCCGCCCTGGTGGCCGGGTTCCTCTGGAACGCCCTCATGACGAAAAGGGGCCTGCCGGTCAGCGCGTCTCACGCCCTCATCGGCAGCGTGATGGGCGCCGCGGTGGCCTTCGGCGGGTTCGACATCCTGAACCTCGGGGGCCTGAAGAAGATATTCCTGGCCCTCCTGACCTCGCCCATCTTCGGCATGTTCTTCGGATACTACTTCATGAAGCTCATCCTGCTCTTTTTCGGGCGGTACGGGCCCGGGACGGTCAACAGGGTGTTTGGAAGGCTCCAGATAGCCTCTTCGGCGTTGATGGCCTTCAGCCACGGCTCAAACGACGCCCAGAAGGTCATGGGCATCATCACGCTGGCCCTGGTGAGCGGGGGCTTCCTGAAGGTGGTGGCCGTGCCGCTCTGGGTCATCCTCATGTGCGCCGTCGCCATGGGCCTGGGCACCGCGCTGGGGGGCTGGAGGGTCATCAAGACGCTGGGCTTTCACATGCTCAAACTGGAGCCCATCCATGGGTTCTCCGCCGAGACCGCATCGGCCGCCGTCATCCTCGGGGCCAGCGCGATGGGCATGCCGGTCAGCACGACCCATGTCATTTCCACCTCCATCATGGGGGTGGGAGCCACCCGGAGGCTGACGGCGGTGCGCTGGGGCATAGCGGGCAAGATCCTGATGGCCTGGGTCTTTACGCTCCCGTGCTGCTTCGTCCTGGCCTGGATTATCTGCGAGGCCGTGCTGGCCTGGTTCTAA
- a CDS encoding DUF47 family protein, with protein MKKIFPRRIDFFVLFDQSIAHAMAATEALLSLMENFENAEGKAKQIHEIEHQADLVTHDVMRKLNQTFITPIDREDIHELATRIDDIIDLAWACVDKMLVFRITRPTRDAVQLARELHETTKFIHRAFQELEAKDYEHVKEYCIEINRMENRIDRIFRTALGDLFEEYRNDAAMIIKWKTIYEHLEEASDKCEDVANILEGIVLKHA; from the coding sequence ATGAAAAAAATATTTCCCCGCCGGATAGACTTTTTCGTCCTCTTCGACCAGAGCATCGCCCACGCCATGGCCGCCACGGAGGCCCTGCTCTCCCTGATGGAGAATTTCGAGAACGCCGAGGGCAAGGCCAAGCAGATTCACGAGATAGAGCACCAGGCCGACCTGGTCACCCACGACGTCATGCGCAAGCTCAACCAGACCTTCATCACCCCCATAGACCGCGAGGACATCCACGAGCTGGCCACCCGCATCGACGACATCATCGACCTGGCCTGGGCGTGCGTGGACAAGATGCTGGTGTTCAGGATAACCCGCCCCACCAGGGACGCCGTCCAACTGGCCCGGGAGCTGCACGAGACCACCAAGTTCATCCACCGGGCCTTCCAGGAGCTGGAGGCCAAGGACTACGAGCACGTCAAGGAGTACTGCATCGAGATCAACCGGATGGAGAACCGCATCGACCGCATCTTCCGGACGGCCCTGGGGGACCTGTTCGAGGAGTACCGGAACGACGCGGCGATGATCATCAAGTGGAAGACCATCTACGAACACCTGGAGGAGGCCTCGGACAAGTGCGAGGACGTGGCCAACATCCTTGAGGGAATCGTTTTGAAACATGCCTGA
- a CDS encoding putative nucleotidyltransferase substrate binding domain-containing protein — MAKRPVIDPASLRKLQARRESLRGMHAFPYSEDLASVMEASVYTCLPGESVKAAVKEMARRGVSSVVVVDRDGRPEGILTEKDVIRRLAAADGLDLEKTPVSKVMTPSPVALSPGDNVWRALSVFSSRRIKHLPLLARGKVAGMVTLRQLLKLRYPEPMTLIEGIASAQSLEDLGAIRRKLPETAASKMGAGVRACDVVVMVSLVNQDVHRRALELVMQKMGEPPLPFCLFLTGSHGRMENLLRTDQDHGLIIADSRQWDRAYDQYFMELTRQFSESLLALGFAWCPGYVMSMNPTWRKSSFEWKLQLQYWFERQVPALVRYLTVFYDAAPAYGDFSLFEGLSEFAFDLLERHHEALRVLREEESAHKAPTGFMGRFITEKSGEHRGEMDIKRSGLIFVVEGVRLLALLHGVRETSTLKRIAALVDQGFLHPDDGEYFEAAYRFLLHFALSAQVDKYLGGRKIDTFINPGTLSPRDREVLRHAFKAVASLQDLVAAEFGELVL, encoded by the coding sequence ATGGCGAAACGTCCCGTCATCGACCCTGCCTCGCTCAGGAAGCTCCAGGCCCGGCGCGAGAGCCTGAGGGGGATGCACGCGTTCCCTTACAGCGAGGACCTCGCCTCGGTCATGGAGGCCTCGGTGTACACCTGCCTGCCGGGCGAGAGCGTGAAGGCGGCCGTCAAGGAGATGGCCCGCCGCGGGGTCTCCAGCGTGGTCGTGGTGGACAGGGACGGCCGGCCGGAGGGCATCCTCACCGAGAAGGACGTCATACGGAGGCTGGCGGCCGCCGACGGGCTGGACCTGGAGAAGACCCCCGTAAGCAAGGTCATGACGCCTTCCCCGGTGGCCCTGAGCCCCGGCGACAACGTCTGGCGCGCCCTCTCGGTCTTCTCGTCCCGGCGCATCAAGCACCTCCCTCTCCTGGCCCGTGGAAAGGTCGCGGGCATGGTGACCCTCCGGCAGCTCCTGAAGCTCCGGTACCCCGAGCCCATGACTCTCATAGAGGGCATCGCGAGCGCGCAGAGCCTCGAGGACCTGGGGGCCATCCGCCGGAAGCTGCCGGAGACGGCCGCCTCGAAGATGGGCGCGGGCGTACGGGCCTGCGACGTCGTGGTCATGGTCTCGCTGGTCAACCAGGACGTGCACCGGAGGGCCCTGGAGCTCGTCATGCAGAAGATGGGGGAGCCGCCCCTGCCCTTCTGCCTCTTCCTGACGGGCAGCCACGGCAGGATGGAGAACCTTCTCAGGACCGACCAGGACCATGGCCTCATCATCGCCGACAGCAGGCAATGGGACAGGGCCTACGACCAGTACTTCATGGAGCTCACCCGGCAGTTCTCCGAGAGCCTCCTCGCCCTGGGGTTCGCCTGGTGCCCGGGCTACGTCATGTCGATGAATCCCACCTGGCGGAAGAGCTCCTTCGAATGGAAGCTCCAGCTTCAGTACTGGTTCGAGCGGCAGGTCCCCGCCCTGGTGCGGTACCTGACCGTTTTTTACGACGCCGCACCGGCCTACGGGGATTTCTCCCTCTTTGAGGGATTGAGCGAGTTCGCCTTCGACCTGCTTGAGCGCCACCATGAGGCCCTGAGGGTCCTCAGGGAGGAGGAAAGCGCCCACAAGGCGCCCACGGGGTTCATGGGCCGGTTCATCACCGAAAAAAGCGGGGAGCACCGGGGCGAGATGGACATCAAGCGGAGCGGGCTCATCTTCGTGGTGGAGGGGGTCCGCCTCCTGGCCCTCCTGCACGGCGTGCGGGAGACCTCCACCCTGAAGCGCATCGCCGCCCTGGTGGACCAGGGCTTTCTGCACCCGGACGACGGGGAGTACTTCGAGGCCGCGTACAGGTTCCTGCTTCATTTCGCCCTCTCGGCCCAGGTGGACAAGTACCTGGGCGGCAGGAAAATAGACACCTTCATCAACCCCGGCACCCTTTCTCCCCGGGACCGGGAGGTGCTCCGCCACGCCTTCAAGGCGGTGGCCTCCCTTCAGGATCTGGTGGCCGCCGAGTTCGGCGAGCTGGTGCTCTGA